ACGGACCACAAATTGTGTCTACGCTGTCCTCATCCTTCAGGACTCCGCCCCTTGAGTCTTCTGTGGCTCTGCCCGCCAAATCTTTCGTGGCTCTGCTCTCTGAGTTTTCTATGGCTCCGCCCTCTGAGCCTTCTCTGGCTCTGCCTTCCGAGTCTTCCGTGGCTCCGCCCTCCGAGTCTTCCGTGGCTCCGCCCTCTCCTTCTCCTAAGACTCCTCCTGCGGCTCTGTCCGCTCCGCCTCCTTATAATACTTGCAGCTCCGTCCGCTCCACCTCCTGATAATACTGCGGCTCCGTCCATTCTGCCTCCTGAGACTCCTGCAGCTCTGCCTCCTGCGACACTGCCCCCTGAACTTCCTATGGCTCAGCCTCTTGAGCCTCTGCCTCCTGCGGCTCAGCCCCTTGAGCCCTTGCCTCCTGCAGCTCCATCTCCTGAGACTCCATCCCTGGCAGCTTTGCCCTCCGAGTCTCTACCTTCAGTGGCTCTGCCCCCTAAGCCTCCACCTCCTGTGGCTGTGCCCCCTGAGTCTTTGCCTGAACCTTCTGAGCCCTTGCCTGTATCCTCGCCTTCTGAATCTTCGCCTAAATGTTCATTTTCTGAGTCTCTTTGTGAGTCTCTGCCTACGGAGTCACAACCTGAGTCTCCGCCTCTAGCGGCTTCACCCTTGACACCTTGACCACTGGACCATCCACCAGCTCTGTCCTGGGCTTCGGACCATCTTACAGCTCCACCTTGGAATCGTCCGTCAGCTCCGCCTTGGCCTCTGAATCGTCCGTTAGCTCCACCTTGGCCTTCAAACCATCCGTcagctcccttcctggagccacctcccaggccgtccgaccccgctcccttcctggaaACTCTTCCCTGGCcaccggctccaccctggtcccCTGGTCTATGCCTGTCTCCGGGTCCTGCTTCATTGTCTGCTGTGTCTCCTACCATAACCCCCTATAGTTTCTGTTTTCTTTCGTTGAGCCAACTTTTTAGAGGGGGGTTATGTCACGTCATTCTTATGTTTTCcctcaaggactcttattttgaaagtgttttgtAATCATCATCATATTTGTTTTCATGGTTTCCCTCCTGATTGTATCCCAAGTGTTCCTCATCTTCTTATTTTcccttgtgtatatataccctcttgttcttTGTTCCTGGGTCGCTTCTTGTTTATATGTAGTGTGTGATTAGCCAGAATACTGCTGTAGAATTTTGTTACCTTCTTCTTTGAATATTTTCCTTCTTTGTATCCCCTTCTTTTGTTCATaattaaagttctgcatttggatcctcactctctcgCCTCTTCCGTTTACAGAACCCTGACAATGacgtgagtaaattatgacagaatttttatttatttggtgaactatcccttaaattatTGCTGCCACTCCTGAGCCAGTTGATTTTACACATAAAATTGTACTTTCACCCagctaaaacaaacaaaagcaatgtTGCTTCTCTGAAAATGCAGTATTCACACCCATCTTCCTAATGAACTGAAAAAATGAACTTAACCTCTTTGGCACACCTCCATGTCTGTCAGAGGATTATGGGCCACAGATTCCTTGTGCCTCCGCCGCCTTTCTCATTGCAATAATATTGTAGCATGTGAACATATAGTTTGTCTCATGCAAACTCAACCCTCAGTGAGCCACTGGATCATTTGCACATTTGATGACTTGAGCACTTACAGTTTTGTTTaggcattacatttacattacatttattcatttggcagacgcttttatccaaagcgacttacaagagaggaaaacataagcgaatcatcttaggagacagtggtatgaaaagtgctgtattacaaagtatcactagcatcataatagtattcaaaacagaataaagtgcaacagaaattttattattattattattattttttaatgactggttaagtgctcatggaaaagatgtgtttttagtcattttttgaagacagagagtgagtcagcttcacggatggagttgggaaggttgttccaccaacgtggtacgatgaagctgaaagtccgggaaagtgttttggtgcctctttgtgttggtacaacaaggtgacgttccttagccgaccgcaggcttctagtgggcgcatagctctgcataaatgattgtaggtatgctggagcagacccagtgactgttctgtatgccagcatcagagccttgaatttgatacgtgcatcaaccggtagccagtggagagagacaaggagtggtgtaacatgtgctctctttggttcattatagaccagatgtgctgctgcattctggatcatttggaggggtctagttgcacatgcagggaggcctgcaatgagagcgttacagtagtccagtttagttatgacaagtgactgggcaagcagttgtgtggcatgttcagagaggaagggtcttatcttcctgatattgtagattgtaaatctacatgatcttgtggtctttgcaatgtggtctgtgaaatttagtctgttgtcgatggttacccctagatttctgaccgatttggaaggagttactgtagttgcacccagctgcgcagtgatgttgtgttcaacagcagggttggctagaaagacaaggagttcagtcttggctgggttgagttgcaggtggtgctccttcatccaggccgagatgtccgccaggcaggcagaaattcgagcagtcactctggtgtcattgggctggaaagacaagtagagttgcatgtcatcagcgtagcagtggtaagagaaaccatgtgcctgaatgatgggtcccagtgatgttgtgtatatagagaagtggcccaagcactgatccctgaggtaccccagtaagtagctgatgtggcttggatacctcacctctccaggctaccttgaaggatctacctgagagataggaattaaaccagtcaagcacagttcctgtgatgcccagcgaggagagggtagagagtaagatctgatggttgactgtgtcaaaggctgcagaaaggtccagcagaatcaggactgatgatcttgaTTCAACTTTCAcccatctcagcgactcagtgacagacagcagggcagtctcggtggagtgtccacttttaaagcctgactgattgtcatccagcagcttgttctgtgagagataggcagagatttgattgaaaactgccctttcaagagtttttgccatgaatgggatgagagagactggtctgtagtgttctatttgtgtgggattaagtgcgggtttcttcagcagcggggttacttgagcctgcttaaatgtagtggggaaagtgcctgtaagtagagatgtgttaattatgtgtgtgagtgtaggtaggatggatggagaaatggcctggagaaggtgagaaggaatggggtcaagggaacaggtggtggggtggttggagaggaggagtatagagacctcagtgtcagtcagaggagagaacatagagacagaagagttgcatacaggagacaggtgtttgacaaggtgtggtgctgagaatgtattgctgatggttgtaaccttattagtaaaaaatgtggcaaagacatctgctgtcagtgatgtgtcaggcggtggagggggagggcatcTTTGTAACAAATTCATTCCGTAGTCACATTACCTCTGCTCTATAAACAACAATGAACATTCTGTGGGAGTAACGTTTGTTTCATGGCGAATGggatatatttctatatataacAACACAATATGCCACACATTTAGCTTTTATTGAGGGGGGAAAAGCTAAGCAAACATGCTGATTGGTCTAATCTTTGACATAAAGGTCATAGAGGGCTTCATTTCACAtctaaatttgaaaaaaatatctgtTGCTGAAGCTGATGATGTTTACACACCGATAACATTTTTCTGGAAAGGCAGTGAAGTAGTGTTGTGTTCTGAGGACAATGTAAACTGATAGTTGAAATCAGAAGCTTATGGCTGCCCAAGCTTGCGTTGTCATGGAGTTGTTGGTGACTTCTCAAGGGATGTTACTATCTTCAGATTTACTGAATTATGTATCAGCAATAATGTTATAAAAAAGGCATATAAATGAGTATGCTATGGCAAACATGGTTCATCAGATTACAAAAGATATAGATTTTTTGTTATGAAACAAATAGTTGGTTGATTTTTAAATCTTTGACATTTTATGTTTGTAGCCTACTTTCAGTGATAAATAGGTAACATATGGGTGGGTCTCCGTTTTTACATGAGTATTCAATGTACTTTTTCTCCAGTTATATTTTTATGTAGGATCCCTTTGACTCACAATTCCTCATTCCctcttatttaataatttattgccTTGTCTGAACTCTGTTACTTTGTTTGGACACGAAATAACTACAGTATATCATGAACAGTCTTTGGATATGAATCAAGACCACTATCTGCTTATAAGTCCATGCAGTTTTGTTTTAAACCAAGAGAACCGGACATGTATTTCTTTAAGCAGAGATAATTGAGAACAAGTCATTAGAATGGAAGCCATCAGctgagctttttttttaaatgggtcatATCACATCCAACAGTATAAAAGTTTTGTGCAGTTTAAAGGACAAATTCCAATAGATATTTAAATTATTGGGGGGTTTTAAGACTAGTTTCCTGTGACAACACAAATTTCCCCCAAGTTAGGACTGGTATACCCCTAAGTGAATAAGACTTCTGCTGTTCTTTTACAGTTATATGTGTTTAAAGTCATGGTAAAAATGTCTCAAGACATGCTTCAGAACTTGTTCAAATCAAAGAACATGTCTGTCTGAGTACTGACTCCATGGAGACAACTAAGACTGgtcagtttcattaaaaaagagcCCTTTCTCTCCTCTCCTTTCATGggggtgacagagagagagagagagagagagagagagagagagagagagagatggtcaGAAAAACAGACTGAGTAGAGAGTGAAAAATTTAGCCCGGGCAATATGGTGATGTTTATGTAATAAAAATTCTAGGCCAGGAGGGGAGTTCATCCATAGTTCAGTGGTGGCACAGAAGGATAAAATGGCAAGAGCTTTACTCTGAGCCTCTCAATAGTCTGCCAATTACATTCACTACTGTAGAACTCTTCAGCATTCCCCATAAACCAGGGCTTTGTCTCTAGGTATGGCTGAAGTCAACAACATTTAGCTGCCTTGTGTTTTGGTACTGTGTGAAAAGCCCACGTTCATTACTGGAAGCTGCTGAGAGAACAGTGAACAATTTAATCATATCAGGAGTTGAATGTTCTTCACATCTTATTTAGGACTGAGATGTTTGTCACTGTGATATTTGGTGGTAAGTGCAGGATCATTATCTTATTTCACAATTTAGTGCGGTTCAGAATTTTATGAAAGCTTCTGctgaaaacactttttttaaggTTAACATGTTTTTTACTGCAGTGCCTTGGATtctggccttttttttttcttcttcttctttttttacttttttatttatttttttaattgtgaagtacttttattagtttttttttaagatttacatttcAAAAGTTCATTGGGTTGTATTTTTGGAAactgtttttcaaaaacacatttcttacAGAAGGAAAAGAAGAGTTATTGAACCTAAACTGCAAGATTATAAACTTTATCCATTGCATAAAAGAGAAATGCAATCTGGATGCCCAAGGTAAACCGGAGCTACAacaatttaatattaaataaggATTGTGGAAGTTTAATGCAATGACTGActtgttatgaaaaaaatatgtattttatttatttcaattttcgATAATAGTTTCAGTGTAAGATTTATTGGTAACACTACAGTAATGGACATTACTTTTACAGCagttattaatcttgtttaatgttaatttcaacatatagtaacacatttttaaaatcaaaagttgtatatgttaacattagttaatgcactgtgaactaacaataaataattgtatttgtattaactatttttttattatatttatataatatatattaatatattattagataataaatagtttaattatttgcattaacaaagattactaatgctgtaaaaaatatatatatagtttactgTATCACTGTAgtgatacctaatgcatcaactaatgttaacaaatggaaccttattgtaaagtgttgccgaTTTATTTCAAATTGTTACTAAGTGTTAATTGCAAGCCAGAGATACTCAGTGTAGGTTAGGTAAACACAGAGCTGTGTTCTGAAGAGGCTGTGGACTTGATGGACATGATGGGAGAACTGGTGAACTTGACAGAGAAAGCACAAAGCACTGACCTCATCAGCAGTTtgctgaaggagagagagagctatatTCCATTACGCGTGTCACGTGAGTTTGTCCTCACTGTTGTTCAAGTAGGCCCACATCAAATACCACAAGGActgtgagtaaaattaacatatactgtataataacgTGTTACATTTAGCAGGAGGTGAAGGCACTGAAGGGCCTAAATATtctgcagtttatggtgactttGGGACAAGTTACCCTGAGCTAGCAGGTAATGCATCTATCATTTAATATAAAAGGACAGGGGCATAGATTGCTTCCTTTTTCCTTTTTGAGTTGTTCTTTGAAGGATGTTCCCTTTATTGAAATATCATTAAGCAGATATTAAATAACCTTTATACTGTTACTGCTATAAAATCACAAATTTATATGGAATCTCATTAAGACTGTGCaagaagctttcagaatctttctGTCAGTTTgtttgatttcttttattttactttaattagCTACTTTAGCCTACATTTGATACAGACAATAGGCCAACCAAGTTACCAGAGTTTCAATCTATGGTAACCTTGGAACATTTATGTTAGGGATATTAcacaaaatgtctttgttttttagTTGTTTAACTATGAGATaatatctttgtttctgttcattTTAGAGGTCCTAGGAAAGTTGTCAAATCCCTCAAAGGACCAAGACAAAAGGGGTGGTGCATCAAAAAAGGGTGGAGTCAGTCTAAACCGTCTCAAAGCTGCTGTCAAGAGAAGAGTCACAATGACACCTCGGAGCTGacaatttgaaaaacatactCCTATTTAAACTGTActgtttttaatgttataaacattttatttataaaattcgTTTTATGGTTCCTTTGTTAGTGTGGTCATTTACAATTAGGACAAAAGACTAACATTTGAAGGATAGTGTAGAacagcttcacagcagaagggaaggagaacacagggaagcaagaCTTTTactcggccacttcaatgctttacaacttcacaaactcatcagcttcacaggcacatagtcacttaaaagcatcagcttcacaggcacgtagtaacttaagcacatcagcttcacaaatataacagattaaacataacttcagcttcaggagcaccgtgccagactctcactctctctctctctctctctctctctctctgctggtggctggctgcttatatgccgctctcctgGACTTAGAGACAGGCGTttaacataatctagctcaggtgcaagtacTCTTACCgcattctctctctccggacgggtgcttgaccacgccccgctgccacatatccccaccactcaactcaggccggggagacatccggtcCATCTACCACTCCCccacccatttctggaaaggaagtcggcgacagccatctgtgcccccggtctgtggaccaccttgaacttaaacggctgaagagccagataccaatggctAGTACCGGAGAGTACCGGAGAGCTAGtacccaacaggtagtaccggagagtgaggaccttctttttgtgctcgggcaatcggtagggacagcTACGTaacaccacccccggctcggtcttgaTGTGGGGCTGGATGAGGTTCatatgacccggtagaggggaaaacacatctcttgcaaactccttttgcaacttggcaacttctgtgagttgatacggtgagaggtggtctccgcaagtgaccagggtgaaatgaatgtgttttgtattcgcctccggcccgagctccgccctctccggaactaccgtagccaacgtcacagggactgcctccctccacaatttcaggaggttgaggtgatatatttgacgtgcgccccctctatcggttcgctttacctcataatcaagatcccccactcgtcgtgtgacctcaaagggtccttgccacttggtgagtaatttggagctcgatgtggggagaaatacgagtaccttatctcccggtgcaaattcccgtagccgagttcccctgtcatacagtcggctcggtcgttcttgagcttggagcaaattctcctgtgctagttgccccaaggtgtggagttttgctctaagatcaagaacgtactgaatttcaatGTTTGAAGGTCCCTTCTCCCAAGCTTcacatatgacatcaagcacgccacacgggcaccgcccatacagcagctcgaatggggaaaactccgtggaggcttgcaggacctctcgtactgtgaataacagcggatcgagccatttgtcacAAATTATAGCatcctcatgcacgaacttacgaatcatatttttaagggttttattaaatcgctccaccaggccatctgtttgtggatggtaaatgctggtgcagattgatttaatgcccaataattcataaagctcgcgtagtgtccgtgacataaaggttgtgccctgatcggtgagaatttcttttggaatccccacccgggagattattttaaagagtgcctccgcaacactacgtgcggtgatgttgcgcaggggcactgcttccggatatcacgttgcatagtccactaggaccaatacaaagcgttgtccacgtgctgaccattctaatggcccgacaaggtccatgccaattctcttgaaggggaccttgatcaacggaagggggcacaatggcacttttggggtggccggtggattcaccagctgacattcacggcaagccgcacaccacctgcagacatcaCTGCCAAtacccggccaataaaaatgggctattagatggtttagtgttttcctttcccctagatgacccactatgggattataatgagccgcctggaacaccatttcccagtggctctgcggtattaagagctgggttgtatcttcttttgtttgaTCATcttgcgtcactctatacaaccgctcatttataattgtgaaatagggatatgaaagtgcgacattcggctggagtttttgaccatcgatcactctcacttggacaaaggcgtgcttgaggttttcgtctcacgactgctccaaagggaaatccccttcaggacatcccctgaggatgggaggggttGTAGCCTCTCCCcccccttacgtcatcctgacgtggagcagaaGAAGaaggccctggctccgcctcccctgccagagcatcgcacatttcacatctcattgctttagtgcaggacccatccatgcatattccctttaatacatttctaaattcaggccaattagtccccaaaatcaggtgggaactaaccatggcctccactctagggagggtcaccacagggtagttgtgaatatccccatgcacacacttcaccctcaccgttttagctgtgcccaaagcctcgtgttgaaccaaacattggtggatagtggtttgattacaacccgtgtccaccaatgcttggtgagtaccccccttgacacttaccggtatccggtacgctccagcccagtcgggggcagcctgcggagtgtcggggactcctcgcctccgcagggcaggaacgggctctggagagagagcagagtgagagggaagaggggagggggaagagaaaggggaaaacacagggggaggggagagagagtaggagggctcttccaccctcgggtatgccaccatatggtcctctgccagtcGGACAGCTTCC
This is a stretch of genomic DNA from Myxocyprinus asiaticus isolate MX2 ecotype Aquarium Trade chromosome 24, UBuf_Myxa_2, whole genome shotgun sequence. It encodes these proteins:
- the LOC127415167 gene encoding uncharacterized protein C22orf15-like, producing MFVTVIFGEGKEELLNLNCKIINFIHCIKEKCNLDAQEAVDLMDMMGELVNLTEKAQSTDLISSLLKERESYIPLRVSRGEGTEGPKYSAVYGDFGTSYPELAEVLGKLSNPSKDQDKRGGASKKGGVSLNRLKAAVKRRVTMTPRS